The nucleotide sequence TTCGACAGCAATGACAAGCGCTTCGCCCGCCGCGAGGAGTTGCACGGCATCCTCGACGCGGCGCTGGCGCATGACACGCGCGAGAACTGGATCGCGCGCCTCAACCGGGCGGGTGTGCCGACCGGCAAGATCCAGACGCTGAAGGAGGTCTTCGCCGACCCGCAGATCCAGGCGCAGGAGATGGCGATCGACGTGCCGCATGGCGACGACCGCGGCATGGTGCGGATGCTGGGCTTCCCGGTGAAGCTGAGCCGCACCCCCTGCGAGGCCCGGCTGCCCGCGCCCCGGCTCGGCGAGCACACCGAGGAGGTGCTGGCGGCGCTGCGCGCGCACCAGGGCTAGCTCAGGACCTCGGAAACGGCTCCCGGCGCGCCGCGACCGGCACTGTTCATCAGGATGTCGATCCCGCCGAACGTGCTGACCGGCGCTTCGATTATCGCTTCCACCGAGACGCTGTCCCGGACATCGACCTCGATGGCACTGGCGGAGTTTCCGA is from Salipiger sp. H15 and encodes:
- a CDS encoding SDR family NAD(P)-dependent oxidoreductase; protein product: MSLRIRRHPVDAERFRGDPGRGAALRLGQVVVADRDATKARGIADQIGNSASAIEVDVRDSVSVEAIIEAPVSTFGGIDILMNSAGRGAPGAVSEVLS